In Shewanella glacialimarina, the genomic stretch TTAACAACCGGAAATGCGCTAGAAATAAAGCCATTAATATTATTAAAGAATAACTCACGGTAAATCGTCATACGTCTCGGCTCAATACCTTCAGGTAATGGCTGACTAGGATCTCGTATGTAGTTCATAAAGCCCTGTTGAATGGCTGTAAATTCCATTAGGCTTTCCTCACTGTTAGTGCCACTGTTGCTTGCTGTTGAAATGCATGTATTTGGTTGATTTCTTGCAATAATATTTCTGTCGGCGGTATATTGAAATCACGTTCTAACAAGGTGGGCTTGACCCCATGAATGCGATAACACTCCTGCAATAATGCCCATACAGGATCGATAATATCTGCCCCATGAGTATCAACCATTAAGTCAATATCTTCTTGATAATGTCCCGCAATATGCAAGTAAGCGATACGTACTGTAGGCATAGCCGCTAAAAATGCATTAGCGTCATATTGATGATTAACGGAATTAACATAAATGTTATTCACATCGAGCAACAGTTTACAATCAGCTTCAGCCAGCACTGCATTAACAAACGCTAGCTCACTCATCTGCGCGCCGGGGGCGGCATAAAAAGACACGTTTTCAACAATAAAAGGCCGCTCTAAAATATCTTCAACTTGCTTTATACGTTTGGCAGTGTGAATAACCGCCTCTTCGGTAAACGGTATTGGCATTAAATCGTACATATGCCCTGCCCCAGAACAATAACTTAAATGTTCTGAGTAAATTTCAATCTTATGTGAGTCTAAAAAGGTTTTGATATTTTTGACAAACTCAGTATCAAGTGGTGCTGGGCTGCCAATAGATAAAGAAAGTCCATGACAAAAGAAGGGATGACGTTCGGTAAGCTGTTTGAATTGGCGCGCATATTTGCCGCCTAAGGTCATCCAGTTTTCCGGTGCCACTTCAAAAAACTCTATTGCTTTAGGAGTAAGCTGACAGAACTCGTCCAACATTTCCCGCCTAAGACCTAAACCTACCATTGCATTAGGCATTATTTGATGGGCTGCAGACATAGACAAATCCTTACAACAAAGTACTTATTTACAATAAACATAAGGCCTGAAAACAGGCCTTATTTGGAGAATAATTATTTAGATAAATTTGTGGTTATTTGTTACCACCACACTTACCTTCTGTTGCTTTTTCAGCAGCTTTTTTCATGTCGCCGCCGCACTTGCCTTCGCCACATTTGCCTTCAGCTGCTTTTTCAGCAGCTTTTTTCATGTCGCCGCCGCACTTGCCTTCGCCACATTTACCTTCAGCTGCTTTTTCAGCAGTTTTTTTCATGTCGCCGCCGCACTTGCCTTCACCACATTTACCTTCAGCCGCTTTTTCAGCTGTTTTTTTCATCTCAGCGCCGCATTTACCTTCACCACATTTACCTTCGCCACCATCTAATTGGTAACCTTGGGTCAGTTGCTCGAATCCAAATGGGTTTGCTTGTGCTTCTGTTGCCATGCCAGCACTCATTACTACTGCGCCTAAAGCCACTGCTAAGGTAGTTTGCTTAATTGAGTTCATGTTTTGATTCCTTGTAAATAAATTTTGAATGATGACCAACATCATTGCTGGCTTGCATATAAAGACCTAGCGACTAAATAATAAATTTCAAAAAATTTAAAATAATTTTAACTTGATCAACATTTGCCATTCCTAAAGCTGTTAGGAATTAACAAAGCTGCTTAATCATAGAGCATATCCTGATGGTTTCAATACGTTTTTAAATTTTAAGCTTAAGCCTGTAAAACTAACACTGGCATCATCCGAGTTTCAGGTTAAAATGACGCCCTTTATTTTTAACCTGTGAGAATGCTGTGCGACTTGTATTAGCGCCGATGGAAGGCGTAGTTGATGATTTGATGCGCGATATTTTGTCCACTATTAACCCTTTTGATTTAGTGGTTACCGAATTTGTGCGTGTGGTGGATCAACTATTACCTGAAAAAGTCTACTATAAGCTATGCCCTGAACTGCACAATAATGGTTTAACACCTAACGGTACACCGGTAAGAGTGCAATTACTCGGTCAACATCCTGAGTGGATGGCTGAGAATGCTGTTCGTGCGGTTGAACTTGGCTCCCGTGGTGTAGATGTTAACTTTGGCTGCCCAGCAAAAATTGTTAACAAAAATAAAGGTGGCGCTGTCTTACTTCAATACCCTGATAGTCTTCATAATATTGTAAAAGCCATGCGCCAAGCCGTACCAGCTGAACAACCGGTTACCGCTAAAATTCGTTTAGGTTACGAAGATAAGTCACTGTTTATGGAAAATGCTCTAGCCATATATGAAGCAGGTGCGAGTGAAATAGCCATCCATGCCCGCAGTAAAGTGGATGGTTACAAGCCTCCAGCTTATTGGGAATACATCACTGAAGTTAAAAAACGCTTGCCTATACCTGTTATTGCCAATGGCGAGATATGGAATGAAGCCGATGCAAAACGCTGTATGGAAGTGACTGGCTGCAGCGACATTATGATTGGTCGCGGCGCAATTTCATTGCCTAATTTAGGGGCGTGTATCAAAAATGGTAGCCAACCTTATACTTGGGCAGAAACCTTAGATTTACTGCTCGGTTATACCGATAAACAATTGAGTGGTAAAAAAGCAGATTACTTGCCTGCACGGATTAAACAATGGTTTTGTTATTTGAATAGACAATACCCACAAGCTGATGATTTATTTCGTGAATTAAGAGTATTTAAAACCGCCGATGAAATTGTATCTGTGTTAAACAAAGCACAACACGAACTCAATTAGATATTGGTTACTTTTCTCCTACCAACCTTTCGGGTAATTGTCTTTGTCGCATGTGTAGATTAACAAAATT encodes the following:
- a CDS encoding tRNA-dihydrouridine synthase → MRLVLAPMEGVVDDLMRDILSTINPFDLVVTEFVRVVDQLLPEKVYYKLCPELHNNGLTPNGTPVRVQLLGQHPEWMAENAVRAVELGSRGVDVNFGCPAKIVNKNKGGAVLLQYPDSLHNIVKAMRQAVPAEQPVTAKIRLGYEDKSLFMENALAIYEAGASEIAIHARSKVDGYKPPAYWEYITEVKKRLPIPVIANGEIWNEADAKRCMEVTGCSDIMIGRGAISLPNLGACIKNGSQPYTWAETLDLLLGYTDKQLSGKKADYLPARIKQWFCYLNRQYPQADDLFRELRVFKTADEIVSVLNKAQHELN
- a CDS encoding HvfB family MNIO-type RiPP peptide maturase; the protein is MSAAHQIMPNAMVGLGLRREMLDEFCQLTPKAIEFFEVAPENWMTLGGKYARQFKQLTERHPFFCHGLSLSIGSPAPLDTEFVKNIKTFLDSHKIEIYSEHLSYCSGAGHMYDLMPIPFTEEAVIHTAKRIKQVEDILERPFIVENVSFYAAPGAQMSELAFVNAVLAEADCKLLLDVNNIYVNSVNHQYDANAFLAAMPTVRIAYLHIAGHYQEDIDLMVDTHGADIIDPVWALLQECYRIHGVKPTLLERDFNIPPTEILLQEINQIHAFQQQATVALTVRKA
- a CDS encoding HvfA family oxazolone/thioamide-modified RiPP metallophore — its product is MNSIKQTTLAVALGAVVMSAGMATEAQANPFGFEQLTQGYQLDGGEGKCGEGKCGAEMKKTAEKAAEGKCGEGKCGGDMKKTAEKAAEGKCGEGKCGGDMKKAAEKAAEGKCGEGKCGGDMKKAAEKATEGKCGGNK